The proteins below come from a single Danio aesculapii chromosome 25, fDanAes4.1, whole genome shotgun sequence genomic window:
- the LOC130219503 gene encoding ras-related protein Rab-19 — protein MQWCRTSLFSRYTQSAGREDEECCDFLFKIILIGDSNVGKTCVIQSFRSAEVTELQHNTIGVDFTVRSVDVDGRRVKMQVWDTAGQERFRTITQSYYRSAHGAMIAYDLSRRDTFDSLPHWIQALEQYGAASLVLVLIGNKCDLEAQRQVLFEDACTLAERSGALAALETSAKHHHNIEEAFQLMARELIVRHGGIHYQDNQSDSPTVYLHSDSHPIGGEQLEKRSCDC, from the exons ATGCAGTGGTGCAGGACGTCTCTCTTTTCCAGGTATACACAG TCCGCAGGGCGAGAGGACGAGGAGTGCTGTGATTTTCTGTTCAAGATCATCCTGATTGGAGACAGTAATGTGGGGAAGACCTGTGTCATCCAGAGCTTTAGGTCGGCAGAGGTCACTGAACTGCAGCACAACACTATTGGAGTGGATTTCACCGTGCGCAGCGTCGATGTTGACGGCAGGAGAGTCAAG ATGCAGGTGTGGGACACGGCGGGACAGGAGCGTTTCCGCACCATCACTCAGAGTTATTACCGCAGTGCTCACGGTGCTATGATTGCGTATGATCTGAGCCGCCGCGACACTTTCGACTCTCTGCCGCACTGGATTCAGGCGCTGGAGCAGTACGGAGCTGCCAGCCTCGTCCTCGTACTCAtcg GTAATAAGTGTGATCTGGAGGCGCAGCGGCAGGTGCTGTTCGAGGACGCCTGTACGCTAGCGGAGCGCAGCGGGGCTCTGGCTGCTCTAGAAACCTCCGCCAAACACCATCACAACATCGAGGAGGCTTTCCAACTGATGGCCAGAGAACTCATAGTGCGACACGGAGGAATACATTATCAGGACAACCAATCAGATTCACCCACCGTCTACCTGCACTCGGACTCTCATCCAATAGGAGGAGAACAGTTGGAGAAGAGGTCATGTGACTGCTAA
- the ccdc34 gene encoding coiled-coil domain-containing protein 34 isoform X1: MSSFPSSSSKSLSSTPLKSRASVLQRSRSLESSSGSTSSLISPIYHDSFEHSEDEPEDHFQPIRNITVTLNEDAAPLSPSRHEVDATGLDARLSSSQMKLNAWEQWIVGKAKEERVRKQQKAVEELTLKDKEKEKEKEEQKKKITSDCKIQEWLQMKREQEKKDKQCKESMKSEKQLEEEQKRTEIERKAQEKYKEWLRKKKQEETERKLREKEEAERRQAEERERKEKAEESFKEWLDGVKSKQKVSRQSSACSAGSYNNVNYPSPSFVNPVPWKPIHVPQQGPSARKSVAQRRKTGPAKSQSSYCFTYRPKDTISFACKRR; this comes from the exons ATGTCCTCCTTCCCGTCCTCCTCCTCCAAGAGTCTGTCCTCCACGCCTCTGAAGAGCAGAGCCAGCGTCCTGCAGCGCAGCAGGAGCCTGGAGTCCAGTAGCGGCTCCACCTCCTCTCTGATCTCTCCCATCTATCATGACAGCTTTGAGCATTCGGAGGATGAACCAGAAGATCACTTTCAGCCCATTCGAAACATCACCGTCACGCTGAATGAAGACGCAGCGCCGCTTTCTCCATCCAG GCATGAAGTGGACGCTACTGGCCTGGACGCCAGACTTTCCTCCAGTCAGATGAAATTGAACGCCTGGGAGCAGTGGATTGTGGGTAAAGCCAAAGAAGAGCGCGTCCGAAAGCAGCAGAAAGCTGTGGAG GAGCTCACGCTGAAGGATAAAGAGAAGGAGAAGGAAAAAGAAGAGCAGAAGAAGAAAATTACCAGTGATTGCAAAATTCAAGAGTGGCTGCAAATGAAACGAGAACAG GAAAAGAAAGACAAGCAGTGCAAAGAGTCTATGAAGAGCGAGAAACAGCTTGAAGAAGAGCAAAAGCGAACGGAGATTGAGAGGAAAGCTCAGGAGAAATATAAAGAGTGGCTGCGGAAGAAGAAGCAGGAGGAAACTGAGAGAAAGCTGAGAGAGAAG GAAGAAGCAGAGAGAAGACAAGCTGAAGAGCGGGAGAGAAAAGAAAAGGCGGAGGAAAGCTTTAAAGAATGGCTTGATGGAGTGAAAAGCAAACAGAAAGTGAGCCGACAGTCTTCAGCGTGCTCAGCCG GCAGCTATAACAATGTGAACTATCCGTCTCCGAGTTTCGTCAACCCCGTTCCCTGGAAACCCATTCATGTCCCACAGCAGGGGCCGTCGGCCCGCAAGAGTGTGGCCCAGAGGAGAAAAACAGGACCAGCCAAAAGCCAATCCAGCTACTGCTTCACATACAGGCCTAAAGACACCATCAGTTTCGCCTGTAAGAGACGCTGA
- the ccdc34 gene encoding coiled-coil domain-containing protein 34 isoform X2, whose amino-acid sequence MSSFPSSSSKSLSSTPLKSRASVLQRSRSLESSSGSTSSLISPIYHDSFEHSEDEPEDHFQPIRNITVTLNEDAAPLSPSRHEVDATGLDARLSSSQMKLNAWEQWIVGKAKEERVRKQQKAVEELTLKDKEKEKEKEEQKKKITSDCKIQEWLQMKREQEKKDKQCKESMKSEKQLEEEQKRTEIERKAQEKYKEWLRKKKQEETERKLREKEEAERRQAEERERKEKAEESFKEWLDGVKSKQKVSRQSSACSAAITM is encoded by the exons ATGTCCTCCTTCCCGTCCTCCTCCTCCAAGAGTCTGTCCTCCACGCCTCTGAAGAGCAGAGCCAGCGTCCTGCAGCGCAGCAGGAGCCTGGAGTCCAGTAGCGGCTCCACCTCCTCTCTGATCTCTCCCATCTATCATGACAGCTTTGAGCATTCGGAGGATGAACCAGAAGATCACTTTCAGCCCATTCGAAACATCACCGTCACGCTGAATGAAGACGCAGCGCCGCTTTCTCCATCCAG GCATGAAGTGGACGCTACTGGCCTGGACGCCAGACTTTCCTCCAGTCAGATGAAATTGAACGCCTGGGAGCAGTGGATTGTGGGTAAAGCCAAAGAAGAGCGCGTCCGAAAGCAGCAGAAAGCTGTGGAG GAGCTCACGCTGAAGGATAAAGAGAAGGAGAAGGAAAAAGAAGAGCAGAAGAAGAAAATTACCAGTGATTGCAAAATTCAAGAGTGGCTGCAAATGAAACGAGAACAG GAAAAGAAAGACAAGCAGTGCAAAGAGTCTATGAAGAGCGAGAAACAGCTTGAAGAAGAGCAAAAGCGAACGGAGATTGAGAGGAAAGCTCAGGAGAAATATAAAGAGTGGCTGCGGAAGAAGAAGCAGGAGGAAACTGAGAGAAAGCTGAGAGAGAAG GAAGAAGCAGAGAGAAGACAAGCTGAAGAGCGGGAGAGAAAAGAAAAGGCGGAGGAAAGCTTTAAAGAATGGCTTGATGGAGTGAAAAGCAAACAGAAAGTGAGCCGACAGTCTTCAGCGTGCTCAGCCG CTATAACAATGTGA